One Dehalococcoidia bacterium genomic window, TGGTGAGGAGGCCAGGGATCGCACCGCCGATGATGGTGACGAAGGGCAGCGCGACGTTCTTCATCGCGTGGCGCGCGAGCACTGTGTTCTCAGGAAGGCCCTTGGCGCGCGCGGTCCGGATGTAGTCCTGGCGCAGCACCTCGAGCAGGAACGTCCGCGTGAACCTGATTAGGTTGCCCACGGCTCCTACGGCGATGATCAGCGTCGGCAAGAGCATGATCTTTACGTGCCGCACCGGGTCGTCCCACACGTTGCTGAAGCTCGTTGGCGGAGCCCACTGGAAGTACACGGCGAGGTAGGTCAGGACGAGGATGCCGACCACGAAGCCGGGGATTGAGTCCAGCAGGTAGGCGCCTCCCCGGAGGATGTAATCGGGCCCCTTGTCCTGAAACACCGCGCTCAAGACCCCCAAGGGGAACGAGATGGCCCAGGTGAAGAACAGGCCAATAATGCTGAGCTCGAAACTCACCGGGATCCGGAAGGTCAACTCCTCGCTGATGGCGCGCCTGGTGTGGATCGACTTGCCGAGGTCCCCCGTGAGCACGCCGGTGAGCCAATCCATGTACTGACTAAGGAGCGACCCCGTGAGCCCTAGCTCCTCGCGGAATTTCTGGACCGCCTCAGGGTTGTCGATCCGCGCCTCGCCAAGCTCACGCTCTACGGCATCCTGTGGGGGCAACACCCGGATGACGATGAAAAGCGCGATGGACATTGCCAGCAGGGTGGGTATCAGGAGTATCACCCGCCGCAAGGCGTACTGAGTCACGCCTGCCTCCTCCAAGGCTGCGCCGCCAGACGGGATCTGGCGGCGCCGAGTGGTCCTGGCTTTAGTTCACGCATACTCGGGCTTGTTCTTGTCGTCGATCCACTCCCTGTAGGCAGGCGAGGAGGTGTTCCTGTACCAGGGCTGCTGGAATCCGAAGCCTCCGGAGACCCCATCGCCCGGGAAGGTGTAGAAGAGCTTGGCCATGTGCTTCTGGATGTCGTGGATGATCGCCGTACGCTTCTCTTCGTCACGCTCCACGCGCTGCTTCTCGATCATCGCGTCCAGGGCGGGGTCGCTGCGCCACTTATACCGCTGACCCCTCGTGTGATACCAGTTGAACAGCTCCTGGTCGATCTCCGCGTAGGTGAACTCGGGGTGCTGGATTGAAATGCCCTTGAAGTCCCTCTGCTGGTAGATCTTGGGCAGGTACTCGGCGTAGGGAGGACGGTTCAGCTTCACCCGCACGTTCAGGTTCAGCGCCCACTGGTCGATGGTGATCTGGACCACCTGCGGGTAGACAGTCGTGCCGTACTCGGTGCCGCCGTTCATGTAGCCGTCGATCTCGAAGCCGTTCGGGAAGCCTGCCGCGCTCAACAGCTTCTTGGCCTCAGCCACGTTGAAGAGGAAGTTCTTCGAGAGGTCGCCGAGCTTGTTCTCCTCCGGGTTGAGCCAGTATGGATAGCCGACACCGCCGGCCTTTACGTGTGTCGGCATCCGGCTCTCGACAGGGATGCCGGCGGCCGCGAAGTCGCTCAGGCTGCCGATGACCTCCCTCATGCCCTTCCAGTCGACCCCCATGCGCAGGGCGATGCGCACGCGCTCGTCGTTCCAGGGCGAGGTCTCGAACTCCCGGTGGCCGAAGAAGTTGATCCTGTAACTCCCCGCCGGGTCACCCTTGAGCATGCGCGCCTTCGGATAGTCCTTCCGCAGCTGCAGCACGTCGGTCTGCGGTGGCGTGTACGCGATGCTGTTTCCCGTGACGAACTGGGCCCGCTGGTTCGCCTGTTCGGGAATGATTGGGACTGACCACTTCTCAATGAACGGCTTGCCGCGCCAGTAGTCGACATGACGCACATACTCCCGGCCAATCGACGGTTGGACGCTGGTCAGCACGCGGTAGTTCGTCCCGATTGTCTGGGTGTCGAAGCGCCTCTCGTCCTGCATGATCTCCTTGGGGACGATGTAGAAGCTCGAACTCCCGACCGTGAGCAGGCGGAGGAACGCGACGTTTGGCGTCTTCATCTTGAAGACGAACGTGCGCGTGTCAGGCGTCTGGACCGAGTCGATCGAGTCCTTCAGCGTCGCCCCAAGGAGCGGCGACGCGAGGGCGCGCTCGTACGACACCTTCCAGTCGTCGATGTCCATCACGCGGCCGTTCACGGGCGCGATCGGGTGGAACTTCACGTTTGGCCGCATCTTCAGGGTGAACTGCGACGCGTCCGCCGCCACCTCGTAGCTCTCGGCGAGAGCGCCGATTATCTTCCGGCCCTCAGGCGAAGCCGGGTCGATCCCGGGGCCGGAGTTGCCGTACAGCAACGGCTCGTAAGCGACGCCGGCGACGGCGAGGGTCGTGAAGCTATTGCTACGAGTCGGGTCCAGACCTCCCTGGATGTCATTACTGGACGGGCCAACGTGGGTCCCGCCTTCTCGAGCATTCTTGGTCTCATCCGGGAGCTGCCAGTTATACAGGATGGCATTAGGGTCGACCTTGGTGGTCCCGGCGCCGCCGTCCCCTCCCCCGCCACAGCCGACGACGCTCAGGGCAGCGGCTCCTGCGCCCACGGCTGCGGCCGCGCCGAGCGCCCTTCGGCGGCTGATGCGCGATTTCGTTATCCGCTCCCAATAACTAATCCCAGCCATCAGTCTTTCCTTTCGCCTCCCCGGACAACCTATAGATGAATCCTTGAGAAGTCGCAAACGACTACTATCCGGATCGCCGCCAGCGTAGATACGCCGGTTACGAGTGTCAAGGCCTTTATGGTGCCCTTCATCGCCTCTGCCGCCAGCGAATGGCATACTTGCGCCTGCACTAGATTTACGGAGGAAGCAGCCCATGGAGATCGGTGTCGGGCTGGACGCGAGCCTTAGGCTGTCGT contains:
- a CDS encoding ABC transporter permease, with protein sequence MTQYALRRVILLIPTLLAMSIALFIVIRVLPPQDAVERELGEARIDNPEAVQKFREELGLTGSLLSQYMDWLTGVLTGDLGKSIHTRRAISEELTFRIPVSFELSIIGLFFTWAISFPLGVLSAVFQDKGPDYILRGGAYLLDSIPGFVVGILVLTYLAVYFQWAPPTSFSNVWDDPVRHVKIMLLPTLIIAVGAVGNLIRFTRTFLLEVLRQDYIRTARAKGLPENTVLARHAMKNVALPFVTIIGGAIPGLLTSSVIIENLFSLPGMGRYLTAASVNLDYPVVMTTTMFFAVITLSSQLLVDLSYAWLDPRVSYASGGGRRRGR
- a CDS encoding ABC transporter substrate-binding protein, producing the protein MAGISYWERITKSRISRRRALGAAAAVGAGAAALSVVGCGGGGDGGAGTTKVDPNAILYNWQLPDETKNAREGGTHVGPSSNDIQGGLDPTRSNSFTTLAVAGVAYEPLLYGNSGPGIDPASPEGRKIIGALAESYEVAADASQFTLKMRPNVKFHPIAPVNGRVMDIDDWKVSYERALASPLLGATLKDSIDSVQTPDTRTFVFKMKTPNVAFLRLLTVGSSSFYIVPKEIMQDERRFDTQTIGTNYRVLTSVQPSIGREYVRHVDYWRGKPFIEKWSVPIIPEQANQRAQFVTGNSIAYTPPQTDVLQLRKDYPKARMLKGDPAGSYRINFFGHREFETSPWNDERVRIALRMGVDWKGMREVIGSLSDFAAAGIPVESRMPTHVKAGGVGYPYWLNPEENKLGDLSKNFLFNVAEAKKLLSAAGFPNGFEIDGYMNGGTEYGTTVYPQVVQITIDQWALNLNVRVKLNRPPYAEYLPKIYQQRDFKGISIQHPEFTYAEIDQELFNWYHTRGQRYKWRSDPALDAMIEKQRVERDEEKRTAIIHDIQKHMAKLFYTFPGDGVSGGFGFQQPWYRNTSSPAYREWIDDKNKPEYA